From a region of the Micropterus dolomieu isolate WLL.071019.BEF.003 ecotype Adirondacks linkage group LG21, ASM2129224v1, whole genome shotgun sequence genome:
- the LOC123960363 gene encoding complement C5-like, whose amino-acid sequence MSPVSPLSPSPPHPPSPPSRLTALVVKTLSLTDPVVPVDHQSLSDSVSWLIRSTQQPDGSFSDTSSFRPNRIMASGTDAGDQSVYLTSFVLIALHKATSIQDPILQLRFHDDSIKSAANYISQRALGVKSVYVRAVATYALTLQDPNSVTASQLLSSLENLARQKGHPAVLRYWQEPSVKADWLKPDQSSGLTVEMTAYVLLTVLLKFHDDSIKSAANYISQRALGVKSVYVRAVATYALTLQDPNSVTASQLLSSLENLARQKGHPAVLRYWQEPSVKADWLKPDQSSGLTVEMTAYVLLTVLLKGRIQYANPILAWLTQDQHYGEGFYSIQDTVLTLEAVTEYSRVIPRAVLNQDINIRFKKGELRRVQLSQSRPVATPIQVTTNQDITVTTGYGRGVSNVKMKTVYYTTTASTEKCNFDITIEVVGPDASNSPSMRGPHLIACARYKPPPNEVITESSLTVMKIQLPTGVEAYLEDLRQFRDTEEPIISHYELQGNTVVIQMDAVPSDIFLCVGFRIRTGFSVSGASKSLFSVYEPQDKESSCTKQFSYEEQKLQRLCVGEQCQCMTAACAAYRGKVDASLTAAKRTDETCKPHIRYAYKVTVKSSTAEGDFMTYTATVAEVLKNTDKAFEAVSSGTEVELVKKVTCSAVEIQNNNQYLVMGASGSEVALSQGFKYRLPLDSEALVERWPTDCSSPECLDYISQLEDFALDLQLASCPDSS is encoded by the exons ATGAGCCccgtctctcctctctccccctcgcctcctcaccccccctcccccccctccAGGTTGACAGCTCTGGTGGTGAAGACCCTGTCCCTGACGGACCCTGTGGTCCCCGTGGACCATCAGTCTCTGTCAGACTCGGTGTCCTGGTTGATCCGCAGCACTCAGCAGCCGGACGGGTCCTTCAGCGACACGTCCTCCTTCAGACCCAACAGAATCATg GCCTCGGGGACGGATGCAGGCGACCAATCAGTGTATCTGACGTCCTTCGTGCTGATCGCCTTACACAAAGCAACGAGCATCCAAGACCCGATCCTGCAGCTGCGA tTTCACGATGACAGCATCAAATCTGCAGCAAACTACATTTCCCAGCGTGCCCTGGGTGTGaagagtgtgtatgtgcgtgcggTGGCGACCTACGCTCTGACCCTTCAGGACCCCAACAGCGTGACGGCCTCTCAGCTGCTCAGCTCTCTGGAGAACCTGGCTCGACAGAAAG GTCACCCCGCTGTGCTCAGGTACTGGCAGGAGCCCAGCGTGAAAGCTGATTGGCTGAAACCCGACCAATCCAGCGGCCTGACGGTGGAGATGACTGCGTACGTCCTGCTGACTGTGCTGCTCAAG tTTCACGATGACAGCATCAAATCTGCAGCAAACTACATTTCCCAGCGTGCCCTGGGTGTGaagagtgtgtatgtgcgtgcggTGGCGACCTACGCTCTGACCCTTCAGGACCCCAACAGCGTGACGGCCTCTCAGCTGCTCAGCTCTCTGGAGAACCTGGCTCGACAGAAAG GTCACCCCGCTGTGCTCAGGTACTGGCAGGAGCCCAGCGTGAAAGCTGATTGGCTGAAACCCGACCAATCCAGCGGCCTGACGGTGGAGATGACTGCGTACGTCCTGCTGACTGTGCTGCTCAAG GGGAGAATCCAGTACGCAAACCCCATCCTGGCCTGGCTGACCCAGGATCAGCACTACGGAGAGGGTTTCTACTctatacag gacACAGTGTTGACTCTGGAGGCGGTGACAGAGTACAGCAGAGTCATCCCTCGAGCTGTCCTCAATCAGGACATCAACATCCGCTTCAAGAAGGGAGAGCTGCGGCGTGTCCAGCTCAGCCAGAGCCGGCCTGTGGCCACGCCCATCCAG GTGACAACGAATCAGGACATCACTGTCACCACAGGTTATGGGAGGGGCGTGTCCAACGTGAAG ATGAAGACAGTTTACTACACGACGACGGCGTCCACAGAGAAATGTAACTTTGACATCACGATCGAGGTGGTGGGCCCCGACGCCTCCAACA GTCCCAGTATGCGTGGTCCTCACCTGATCGCCTGTGCAAG GTACAAACCTCCTCCCAACGAGGTGATCACAGAGTCCAGTCTGACGGTGATGAAGATCCAGCTGCCAACAGGTGTGGAGGCTTACCTGGAGGACCTGAGACAG TTCAGAGACACGGAGGAGCCGATCATCTCGCACTACGAACTGCAAGGAAACACTGTGGTCATTCAGATGGACGCT GTTCCCTCGGACATCTTCCTGTGCGTTGGTTTTCGGATCAGGACCGGGTTCAGTGTGAGCGGGGCCAGCAAGTCCCTGTTCAGCGTCTATGAGCCTCAGGACAAAG AGAGCTCCTGCACCAAACAGTTCTCCTACGAGGAGCAGAAGCTGCAGCGCCTCTGTGTGGGCGAACAGTGTCAGTGTATGACAG CTGCGTGCGCTGCCTACAGAGGAAAGGTGGATGCGAGTCTGACAGCAGCCAAACGCACTGATGAGACCTGCAAGCCTCACATCAGATACG CCTATAAGGTGACGGTGAAGTCTTCAACAGCAGAAGGAGACTTTATGACCTACACAGCCACCGTAGCTGAAGTCCTGAAGAACACAGACAAAG CATTTGAAGCGGTGAGTTCGGGTACAGAGGTGGAGCTGGTAAAAAAGGTCACCTGCAGCGCTGTGGAAATCCAGAACAACAACCAGTACCTGGTGATGGGAGCCAGCGGGTCGGAGGTCGCGCTCAGCCAAGGCTTCAA GTATCGTCTTCCTCTGGACTCGGAGGCGCTGGTGGAGCGGTGGCCCACAGACTGTAGTTCTCCCGAGTGTTTGGACTACATTTCCCAGCTGGAGGACTTTGCTCTGGACCTGCAGTTAGCCAGCTGTCCTGACTCATCCTAA